TCATCCAGACTAACCAAATAGTTGGCTTCGCCTTCAGCAGCAATCGCCAGTATCAGGTCATCATCGGGGTCTACCGAAAGGGGCCTGCCCTTGCTGTACGACACCAACTCAGCCTTAGCCTTCAGGGTGTTGATCATCGCTCCAGCTTGAGCAGGGCGAATAATGCCTTTGAACTTGACATAGTGGCTTACCCGGCGCAACTCCGCAAGC
This region of Meiothermus cerbereus DSM 11376 genomic DNA includes:
- a CDS encoding putative toxin-antitoxin system toxin component, PIN family, with the protein product MRVVFDTNIYIATLIAPTSRVARVYWAWRNGRFTLLTSKAQLAELRRVSHYVKFKGIIRPAQAGAMINTLKAKAELVSYSKGRPLSVDPDDDLILAIAAEGEANYLVSLDEEHVLSLKKVGNTRIIRPEQLMKLLK